The following are encoded in a window of Sulfitobacter sp. S190 genomic DNA:
- a CDS encoding TlpA disulfide reductase family protein: MKKRLIAAIYTALALGASPSFAADAETILPLRSGDMKKLAVHDTPKATSSAAFNLADDAGRATLADYEGKYVLVNFWATWCAPCRKEMPHLSELQAEFGGDNFEVLTIATGRNSPQGIQKFFAETGITNLPRHQDPKQELASQMGIFGLPITVLIDPEGREIARLRGDADWASDSAKSIIKTLIDSMDTAS, encoded by the coding sequence ATGAAGAAACGTTTGATTGCTGCCATCTACACGGCCCTTGCTTTGGGGGCCAGCCCAAGCTTTGCGGCAGACGCCGAAACCATACTGCCGCTGCGGTCGGGCGACATGAAAAAGCTGGCGGTCCACGACACGCCCAAGGCGACCTCATCCGCCGCCTTCAATCTGGCCGATGACGCCGGCCGCGCGACGCTGGCCGACTACGAAGGCAAGTACGTTCTGGTGAATTTCTGGGCGACATGGTGCGCACCGTGCCGCAAGGAGATGCCGCATCTGTCGGAACTGCAGGCCGAATTCGGCGGCGACAATTTCGAGGTGCTGACCATCGCAACGGGCCGAAATTCACCGCAGGGCATACAGAAATTCTTTGCCGAAACCGGCATTACCAACCTGCCCCGGCATCAGGATCCGAAACAGGAACTCGCCAGCCAGATGGGCATTTTCGGCCTGCCCATCACCGTGCTTATCGACCCCGAGGGGCGCGAGATCGCGCGTCTGCGCGGCGATGCGGACTGGGCCTCCGACAGCGCGAAGTCCATCATCAAGACCCTGATCGACAGTATGGATACCGCCAGCTGA
- a CDS encoding Hint domain-containing protein, with amino-acid sequence MGTGFRGTFVISWSQTEIDGLDAAPVQNLNVGAAWAWRGDAIRVDGPSDILRLDEADGAEQLRRRAARMVHRLVGAALERDPTQTRQFESDDAQAPLMDNSFVVTDGGKSYSVTLIHVGRGSQPLLMFLNEMPPRNCDLWIVHHTLGAGADARAQPSQSGVICFTPGTLIQTPQGHCPIEDLRVGDLVQTRDNGAQPLQWMGHRRMTGARLFAMPRLRPVRFSARALGNDVPDHDLLVSPEHRMLVKGDVARSLFNTPEVLVSAKDLINGTTITVDTQSREVTYIHVLLEQHQILWANGVETESFHPASAALETLDASDRARLLGEYPDLEFDPHTYGSFARRTLSASEAAILAHAA; translated from the coding sequence ATGGGAACGGGCTTTCGTGGCACGTTCGTTATCTCCTGGTCGCAAACGGAAATCGACGGTCTGGACGCAGCACCGGTGCAGAACCTCAACGTAGGGGCTGCCTGGGCATGGCGCGGAGACGCTATCCGAGTGGATGGCCCGTCGGACATATTGCGGCTGGACGAAGCGGACGGGGCAGAACAATTGCGCAGGCGCGCGGCACGGATGGTACACCGGTTGGTGGGGGCGGCGTTGGAACGCGATCCCACGCAAACCCGGCAGTTCGAGTCCGATGACGCGCAAGCGCCGCTCATGGACAACAGTTTTGTCGTCACCGACGGCGGCAAAAGCTATAGCGTGACACTGATCCATGTCGGGCGCGGCAGCCAGCCGCTACTGATGTTTCTCAACGAAATGCCGCCACGCAACTGTGATCTTTGGATCGTGCACCACACGCTGGGCGCGGGTGCCGACGCACGCGCGCAACCCAGCCAGAGCGGTGTCATCTGCTTTACCCCCGGCACGCTGATCCAGACACCGCAGGGGCATTGCCCGATCGAGGATTTGCGGGTTGGCGATCTGGTACAGACACGCGACAATGGCGCCCAGCCTTTGCAATGGATGGGCCATCGCCGGATGACAGGGGCGCGCCTTTTTGCGATGCCGCGCTTGCGTCCGGTCCGGTTTTCCGCGCGTGCATTGGGAAATGACGTGCCCGATCACGATTTGCTGGTCTCGCCCGAGCACCGCATGCTGGTCAAAGGTGACGTGGCCCGCAGCCTGTTCAACACGCCCGAGGTGCTCGTATCCGCAAAGGACCTGATCAACGGCACGACCATCACGGTCGATACGCAATCGCGCGAGGTGACGTATATCCACGTCCTGCTCGAACAGCACCAGATCCTGTGGGCAAACGGCGTCGAAACGGAGAGCTTTCATCCCGCATCTGCCGCCCTTGAAACGCTCGATGCGTCGGACAGGGCGCGTTTGCTGGGCGAATATCCCGATCTCGAATTCGATCCCCACACCTACGGCAGCTTTGCGCGGCGCACGCTTTCCGCGTCTGAGGCGGCCATTCTCGCGCACGCGGCCTGA
- a CDS encoding lipid A deacylase LpxR family protein: MFRFFGAPLLALATAFLGTTYTGADAGERTRLGHGRLMTNDYIGDGNDRWRTGSWTSSRVWGPAWEGQLPDRFGALVELRLSAEIIAPQDINTPAVGDRPYAGQLSAGVHTHFRWQGMEAALGGDLVAAGSATGLGTFQRETHELLGIRVPSDETLDAQISDIRPSVVGELGRELALGQNMRLRPFVEGRAGAETMVRAGFDVTLGQMGQAELWVRESVTGHRYRVIQNNEYKGFALVAGADIAHVTDSYLLPEEDGFDLVESRERARLGVHWQGDSASAFYGVTYLGEEFEAQREGQVVGSIRINLSF, translated from the coding sequence ATGTTTCGATTCTTTGGAGCGCCCTTGCTGGCCTTGGCCACGGCATTTCTTGGCACCACATACACCGGTGCGGATGCGGGCGAGCGGACCAGACTGGGCCACGGCCGTTTGATGACGAATGACTACATCGGCGACGGCAACGACCGCTGGCGCACGGGGTCGTGGACGTCTTCACGAGTATGGGGACCGGCATGGGAAGGGCAGCTGCCGGACCGCTTCGGGGCACTCGTCGAATTGAGGCTGAGCGCCGAAATCATCGCGCCGCAGGACATCAACACACCCGCCGTGGGCGACCGGCCCTATGCGGGGCAACTGTCGGCCGGGGTGCATACGCATTTCCGCTGGCAGGGTATGGAGGCCGCCCTCGGGGGGGATTTGGTCGCGGCAGGATCGGCGACGGGCCTTGGAACCTTCCAGCGCGAGACACACGAGCTGCTGGGCATCCGCGTGCCGTCAGATGAAACGCTGGATGCGCAGATCAGTGATATCCGGCCCAGCGTCGTGGGCGAATTGGGGCGCGAACTGGCGCTGGGACAGAACATGCGGCTGCGGCCTTTCGTCGAAGGACGGGCGGGGGCCGAAACCATGGTGCGCGCCGGTTTCGACGTGACCTTGGGCCAGATGGGCCAAGCCGAGCTTTGGGTGCGCGAAAGCGTGACCGGCCACCGCTACCGCGTGATACAAAACAATGAATACAAAGGCTTCGCGCTGGTTGCAGGGGCCGACATCGCACATGTGACCGACAGCTACCTGCTGCCCGAAGAGGACGGTTTCGATCTGGTTGAAAGCCGCGAGCGGGCGCGTCTGGGCGTGCACTGGCAAGGCGACAGCGCATCGGCGTTCTATGGCGTGACGTATCTGGGCGAAGAATTCGAGGCGCAGCGCGAAGGGCAGGTTGTAGGGTCCATCCGGATCAATCTGAGTTTCTAA
- a CDS encoding sulfatase-like hydrolase/transferase, which produces MNILFIMYDQLRFDYLGCAGHPHLKTPNFDRVAAQGVRFTNAYVQSPICGSSRMCTYTGRYASSHGAHWNGFPLRVGEQTLGDHLRREGMACWLIGKTHMQADADGMARLGLSADSIIGARQAECGFDIWARDDGLWAYGPDGYYDDNRSPYNEYLKCKGYDGENPWADYANAGLSDDQIASGWMFRHADKPANIREEDSETPWLTTQAIDFIDRATGPWCAHVSYIKPHWPYIVPAPYHDMYGPAHVPPARRGAVELENPHPLLACYQSGKVGQAFQRDDVREKVIPAYMGLIKQCDDQLGRLLDHLEATGAMDDTMIVLTSDHGDYLGDHWMGEKELFHEQSVKVPLIIRDPRQTADATRGTTCDALVESIDLTATFIEAAGGAVPDHIVEGRSLLPWLAGENPDWRSYVISEYDYSGTAHCAALGMTPRDARLFMVYDGRYKLIHAEGGLRPILFDLQNDPDEFIDLCKGDPPAEVMTRLYDMLAAWGRRMSQRVTRSDAQIIAGRGASLRKGILPFLVDGSEVPDALTERYRGPARQRHTDD; this is translated from the coding sequence ATGAACATCCTCTTCATCATGTACGACCAGCTGCGGTTCGATTATCTCGGTTGCGCGGGCCATCCCCATCTTAAGACACCGAATTTCGACCGTGTCGCAGCGCAAGGCGTGCGCTTTACCAACGCCTATGTGCAGTCGCCCATCTGCGGATCAAGCCGCATGTGCACCTACACGGGCCGCTATGCGAGCAGCCACGGCGCGCATTGGAACGGCTTTCCCCTGCGGGTGGGTGAACAGACGCTGGGTGACCATTTGCGCCGCGAAGGCATGGCGTGCTGGCTGATCGGCAAGACCCACATGCAGGCGGATGCCGACGGGATGGCGCGGCTTGGGCTCAGCGCCGACAGCATCATCGGGGCCCGGCAGGCGGAATGCGGTTTTGACATCTGGGCCCGCGACGATGGGCTTTGGGCCTACGGGCCGGACGGCTATTACGACGACAACCGCTCGCCCTATAACGAATACCTCAAGTGCAAGGGCTACGACGGCGAAAACCCCTGGGCCGATTACGCCAACGCAGGGCTCTCGGACGACCAGATTGCATCGGGCTGGATGTTCCGGCACGCCGACAAACCCGCCAACATCCGCGAAGAGGATTCCGAAACGCCGTGGCTGACCACGCAGGCGATTGACTTCATCGACCGCGCAACGGGGCCGTGGTGCGCCCACGTCAGTTATATCAAACCGCATTGGCCCTATATCGTGCCTGCTCCCTACCACGATATGTACGGCCCCGCGCATGTGCCCCCTGCCCGCCGCGGCGCGGTCGAGCTCGAGAACCCGCATCCGTTGCTGGCGTGCTACCAGTCAGGCAAGGTCGGTCAGGCCTTCCAGCGCGACGATGTGCGCGAAAAGGTCATCCCCGCCTACATGGGTCTGATCAAGCAATGCGACGACCAACTGGGCCGCCTGCTCGACCACCTCGAAGCGACCGGGGCGATGGACGACACGATGATCGTGCTGACATCGGACCACGGCGATTACCTTGGCGATCACTGGATGGGCGAAAAAGAGCTTTTTCACGAACAATCCGTCAAGGTGCCGCTCATCATCCGCGACCCCCGCCAGACGGCCGATGCCACGCGCGGCACCACCTGTGACGCTTTGGTCGAAAGCATCGACCTGACGGCCACCTTCATCGAAGCCGCAGGCGGCGCGGTGCCCGACCACATCGTCGAAGGCCGCTCGCTGCTGCCGTGGCTTGCGGGCGAAAACCCCGACTGGCGCAGCTATGTCATCTCGGAATACGACTATTCGGGGACAGCCCATTGCGCCGCTTTGGGGATGACGCCCCGCGACGCACGGCTTTTCATGGTGTACGACGGGCGCTACAAACTCATCCACGCCGAAGGCGGGCTGCGCCCGATCCTGTTCGATCTGCAAAACGATCCCGATGAATTCATTGACCTGTGCAAGGGCGATCCCCCCGCAGAGGTGATGACACGCCTTTACGACATGCTGGCGGCATGGGGGCGGCGCATGTCGCAACGGGTCACGCGCTCGGATGCGCAGATCATCGCAGGGCGCGGAGCCTCGCTGCGCAAGGGCATCCTGCCCTTTCTGGTCGATGGCAGCGAAGTCCCCGATGCGCTGACCGAACGCTACCGCGGCCCCGCCCGACAGCGCCACACCGACGATTGA
- a CDS encoding pirin family protein: MSWNPTQSPECPEAGADALETLIIPRARDLGGFEVRRALPSPKRQMVGPFIFFDQMGPAEFITDGGIDVRPHPHIGLGTVTYLYQGEFEHRDSLGTHQMIYPGEVNWMVAGRGVTHSERTSADTRATRHNLFGIQTWIALPEDSEEMAPDFEHHKEDALPVITDTGVEARLILGEAYGHQSPVTMQSETFYVDVQLAPGASFPLPDNHEDRGIYVTQGSITVAGDNFDEGRLMIFRPGDRISASAGPKGARLMLLGGATMNESRYIWWNFVSSRKDRIEEAKEAWIKADWENGPFKLPPGDDAEFIPLEDDKPKRG, encoded by the coding sequence ATGAGCTGGAACCCGACCCAATCGCCAGAATGCCCCGAAGCAGGGGCCGACGCGCTGGAAACGCTGATCATTCCGCGGGCGCGTGATCTGGGCGGTTTCGAGGTCCGGCGCGCGCTGCCCTCGCCCAAGCGCCAGATGGTCGGGCCGTTCATCTTCTTTGACCAGATGGGGCCGGCCGAGTTCATCACCGATGGCGGCATCGACGTGCGTCCCCACCCCCATATCGGGCTGGGCACCGTGACCTATCTGTATCAGGGCGAATTCGAACATCGCGACAGCCTTGGCACCCACCAGATGATCTATCCCGGTGAGGTCAACTGGATGGTCGCGGGGCGCGGCGTGACCCATTCGGAGCGCACCAGCGCCGACACCCGTGCCACGCGCCACAACCTGTTTGGCATCCAGACATGGATCGCCCTGCCCGAAGACAGCGAGGAAATGGCGCCTGACTTCGAACACCACAAGGAAGATGCGCTGCCCGTGATCACCGATACCGGCGTGGAGGCGCGGCTCATTCTGGGCGAAGCCTACGGGCATCAAAGCCCCGTCACGATGCAATCCGAAACCTTCTATGTCGATGTGCAGCTGGCCCCCGGCGCGTCCTTTCCGCTGCCCGACAACCACGAAGACCGCGGCATCTATGTCACCCAAGGCAGCATCACCGTTGCGGGCGATAATTTTGACGAAGGCCGGTTGATGATCTTCCGCCCCGGCGACAGGATCAGCGCGTCCGCAGGGCCAAAAGGCGCCCGCCTGATGCTACTGGGCGGCGCCACCATGAACGAAAGCCGCTACATCTGGTGGAATTTCGTGTCCTCGCGCAAGGACCGGATCGAAGAAGCGAAAGAGGCGTGGATCAAGGCCGACTGGGAAAACGGCCCGTTCAAGCTGCCCCCCGGGGACGACGCCGAGTTCATTCCGCTCGAAGACGACAAGCCGAAACGGGGTTAG
- a CDS encoding LysR family transcriptional regulator, whose amino-acid sequence MDKIDRMRAFAAVAREASFTGAGKRLNKSTRLISKYVADLEASLGVQLLHRTTRSVSLTDVGATYLAQCLPLLDGFDELEETVRTAQTALKGQIRIAAPTGFGALRVAPSLATFSQLHPEVDIDLQLSDRRVSIIDEAIDLAVRIGPLRDSTLVARRLGGMPLICCAAPAYLARAGTPAHPHALATHACVRDGNTSDPANWHFRIEEEDVTVRVGGRLRSNAPAASVRIAMAGAAIAMCPAYAVWEALEAGELVELFKPYRAPPYTVAALYPPNRMLTTRVRSLLDHLASDRLIEPAWS is encoded by the coding sequence ATGGACAAGATCGACCGGATGCGCGCCTTTGCGGCGGTGGCGCGAGAGGCATCGTTTACCGGCGCGGGCAAGCGGCTGAACAAATCCACCCGCCTGATCAGCAAATACGTCGCCGATCTCGAAGCGTCGCTGGGTGTGCAGCTCTTGCACCGGACCACCCGCAGCGTGTCGTTGACCGATGTGGGGGCGACCTATCTGGCGCAATGTCTGCCGTTGCTCGACGGGTTCGACGAGCTGGAAGAAACCGTTCGTACCGCACAGACGGCATTGAAGGGCCAGATCCGGATTGCGGCGCCCACGGGGTTCGGCGCGCTGCGGGTTGCGCCGTCGCTGGCCACGTTTTCGCAACTGCACCCCGAGGTCGACATTGATCTGCAACTGTCCGACAGGCGGGTGTCGATCATCGACGAAGCGATTGATCTGGCGGTGCGGATCGGGCCATTGCGCGACAGCACACTGGTGGCGCGGCGATTGGGGGGCATGCCCCTGATTTGCTGTGCGGCGCCCGCCTATCTGGCGCGGGCGGGCACGCCTGCGCATCCGCACGCGCTGGCCACCCATGCCTGTGTGCGCGATGGCAATACCTCCGATCCTGCCAACTGGCACTTCCGCATCGAGGAGGAGGACGTGACCGTCAGGGTCGGCGGGCGGCTGCGGTCCAACGCACCGGCCGCGTCCGTGCGCATCGCGATGGCCGGGGCCGCAATCGCGATGTGCCCCGCCTATGCCGTCTGGGAAGCGCTGGAGGCGGGCGAACTGGTCGAGCTGTTCAAGCCCTACCGCGCGCCCCCCTACACCGTCGCAGCACTCTATCCGCCCAACCGGATGCTGACGACGCGGGTGCGCAGCCTGCTTGACCATCTGGCATCCGACCGTTTGATCGAACCCGCGTGGAGCTAA
- a CDS encoding glutathione S-transferase family protein, producing the protein MPNQIRIHHFPKSGHAHRALVFAKLAGIAHDAVHVDLAAGAHKTPEFLAFNPNGQVPVLEDGDTVITDSNAILVYLARKYAPDWMPTDPEGEATVQRWLTLAAGEVAFGSAAARLITVFGAPLDAEFCASVANRAMAKIEAGLANDPWLAGAQPTVADVAIYSYTAHAPEGNVSLAPYPRVRAWIDRFEALDGFEPMPATSVGLRADTAA; encoded by the coding sequence ATGCCAAATCAGATCCGCATCCACCACTTTCCGAAATCCGGTCACGCCCACCGCGCGTTGGTCTTTGCCAAACTCGCCGGCATCGCCCATGACGCGGTGCACGTCGATCTGGCCGCAGGCGCGCACAAGACGCCCGAATTTCTCGCTTTCAACCCCAATGGTCAGGTTCCGGTGCTCGAGGACGGCGATACTGTCATCACCGATTCCAACGCCATTCTGGTGTATCTCGCCCGCAAATATGCACCCGACTGGATGCCCACCGACCCCGAAGGCGAAGCAACCGTGCAACGGTGGTTGACCCTGGCGGCGGGCGAAGTCGCCTTCGGATCTGCCGCCGCGCGGCTGATCACGGTTTTCGGCGCGCCGCTCGATGCAGAGTTTTGCGCCAGCGTCGCCAACCGCGCCATGGCCAAGATCGAAGCCGGTCTGGCCAATGATCCGTGGCTTGCCGGGGCACAGCCCACGGTGGCGGATGTCGCGATTTATTCCTACACCGCGCACGCGCCCGAGGGGAACGTATCGCTCGCGCCCTACCCCCGTGTGCGCGCGTGGATCGACCGGTTTGAAGCGCTCGACGGGTTTGAACCGATGCCCGCCACGTCCGTTGGCCTGCGCGCCGACACTGCCGCCTGA
- a CDS encoding pyridoxamine 5'-phosphate oxidase family protein, with translation MQDIDTPFHAGEIEAQKRAGAGDVASWAAGFIRDAMPDQHRAFFSNMPFLVTSGEDSAGFIWTTLIEGRDGFIESPDPRRLTLDTAIDARDPLAAAFNAGADIGVLGIELASRRRNRMSGTIRPENGSYVIDVRQSFGNCPQYIHERTWRRVTDHTPADALSGDHLTPSQSALVRGADTLFIGSGHTGRGDAASDGFDASHRGGAPGFVEVAAPDRLRIPDYAGNNFFNTIGNLMTDPRIGLVFVDFATGGLLHVSGRARVDWAPSGMDNPAIRRMIDVTVERVIERPAALSLRWAADDADLRTLIVQRKVVEADGLTSFYLAAADGDALAPFEPGQHLPVELAVPGAAEPVRRSYSLSGPADAKTYRLTIKREDKGTASRFLHDNIAQGDTIAARRPSGDFVVPCSTCPLVLVSVGVGLTPMLSILHSVASEQTDRPAWYVHGARDGAQHALGDEVTQLAAMRDNIHVHTAYSRPRDTDLTHDQTGRITAQSLLSLGAGPDAQYMLCGPAAFLSDIRTGLEDAGVPAGNIHFETFGPTG, from the coding sequence ATGCAAGATATTGATACCCCCTTTCACGCAGGCGAAATCGAAGCGCAAAAACGCGCGGGCGCGGGCGATGTCGCGTCATGGGCCGCCGGGTTCATCCGCGATGCCATGCCCGACCAGCACCGCGCGTTTTTCAGCAATATGCCGTTCCTCGTCACATCAGGCGAGGATAGCGCCGGTTTCATCTGGACGACCCTCATCGAAGGACGCGACGGGTTTATCGAATCTCCTGATCCACGCCGGCTCACACTCGACACAGCCATCGATGCGCGCGATCCGCTGGCTGCGGCCTTCAACGCGGGGGCTGACATCGGCGTATTGGGGATCGAACTGGCCAGCCGCAGACGCAATCGCATGTCGGGCACCATCCGCCCCGAGAACGGCAGCTATGTCATCGATGTTCGACAGAGTTTTGGCAATTGTCCGCAGTACATCCACGAACGCACATGGCGGCGCGTGACCGATCATACTCCCGCCGACGCGCTGAGCGGCGATCATCTTACGCCTTCCCAGAGTGCGCTGGTGCGGGGGGCCGATACGCTTTTTATCGGCAGTGGTCACACCGGGCGCGGGGATGCCGCGTCTGACGGTTTCGATGCCTCGCACCGCGGAGGCGCGCCGGGGTTCGTCGAGGTGGCGGCCCCTGACCGCCTGCGCATTCCCGATTATGCGGGCAACAACTTTTTCAACACCATCGGCAATCTGATGACCGATCCACGGATCGGGCTGGTATTTGTCGATTTCGCCACGGGCGGTCTGCTGCACGTCAGCGGGCGCGCACGGGTGGACTGGGCCCCGTCGGGGATGGACAATCCCGCCATCCGCCGCATGATCGACGTGACGGTGGAGCGTGTGATCGAGCGGCCCGCAGCGCTCTCGCTACGCTGGGCCGCCGATGACGCGGACCTGCGCACGCTGATCGTCCAGCGGAAGGTGGTCGAGGCCGACGGTCTGACATCTTTCTATCTTGCCGCAGCCGATGGCGACGCGCTTGCCCCGTTCGAGCCGGGACAGCATCTGCCCGTCGAACTGGCGGTTCCGGGCGCGGCTGAACCGGTACGGCGCAGCTATTCGCTTTCAGGCCCTGCAGATGCAAAAACCTATCGCCTGACGATCAAACGCGAGGACAAAGGCACCGCATCGCGCTTTTTGCACGACAACATTGCGCAGGGCGACACCATCGCCGCGCGGCGGCCCTCGGGGGATTTCGTGGTTCCCTGCAGCACCTGCCCGCTGGTGCTGGTAAGTGTCGGCGTCGGGCTGACGCCGATGCTCTCGATCCTGCACAGCGTCGCGTCGGAGCAGACAGACAGGCCAGCATGGTACGTCCATGGTGCGCGGGACGGTGCGCAGCACGCCCTTGGTGACGAGGTCACTCAACTGGCCGCGATGCGCGACAACATACACGTGCACACCGCCTACAGCCGCCCGCGCGACACCGATCTGACCCACGATCAAACCGGCCGGATCACCGCACAATCGCTGCTGTCGCTGGGTGCGGGCCCTGACGCGCAGTACATGCTTTGCGGGCCTGCGGCCTTTCTGTCGGACATCCGCACAGGCCTTGAGGACGCAGGAGTGCCTGCCGGTAACATCCACTTCGAAACCTTCGGGCCCACCGGCTAG